From a single Chlamydia ibidis 10-1398/6 genomic region:
- a CDS encoding MarC family protein, with protein MMLTLINLSLLFYMLFDAPGSIPVFVSLLKRYCRRKQQHIIFRECLLALVTLMLFITFGRKFFHFLDISLYAFQFIGGVLLFSVSLQMMLSSPSVDDSADDDSEPIFFPLAFPIITGPAVITSLLSYMEEGLYPKEMILGALVIAWACSLFTLLSSSFFNRILGTAGLLALERLFGIVLLLMSANLMLKGISVAFNIGFYVR; from the coding sequence ATTATGTTGACATTGATAAACCTCAGTCTCCTATTTTACATGCTTTTCGATGCCCCAGGGTCTATTCCTGTTTTTGTGTCTTTACTCAAACGTTACTGTAGAAGGAAGCAACAGCACATCATATTTCGGGAATGTTTACTCGCTCTTGTTACATTGATGTTATTCATAACATTCGGAAGAAAGTTTTTTCATTTCCTAGATATTTCTTTATATGCTTTTCAATTTATTGGGGGGGTACTGCTATTCTCTGTTTCCTTACAAATGATGCTATCCTCACCGAGTGTTGATGACTCCGCAGATGATGATTCGGAACCCATATTCTTTCCTCTAGCCTTCCCTATTATTACCGGGCCAGCAGTAATTACTTCATTACTTAGCTATATGGAAGAGGGTTTATACCCTAAAGAAATGATTCTTGGTGCATTAGTGATCGCTTGGGCTTGTTCGTTATTTACTTTACTAAGTTCTAGTTTTTTCAATCGTATTCTAGGTACTGCAGGACTATTAGCCCTAGAACGACTCTTCGGTATCGTGTTATTACTAATGTCTGCTAATTTGATGCTAAAAGGTATTTCTGTCGCCTTTAATATAGGTTTTTACGTCAGGTAA